The genome window GAAGCTGTATCAGTTCTCCGAATCTCCCCTTACGGCTTTTCTTTGCGAATTGGATTCCATACTTTTTCGTGTGATCATATAAAATTTCATCAAAAGTCACCTGAATATCTTCCACGCTTTTACATACGCCGGAGCCGAAGCTGATATGCACCACGGGATATTTTACACTCCAATCCCAGTTATTTTTAAGGAAAAGTCTTTGGAAAAGATCCTTTTCACCAGAAAAGGCGGACTTCAGGGTGCTCAAAAAGAGGCTTTTGCCAAACCTGCGGGGCCGGGAGAGAAAGTAATACTTGCCTTTTGTTACGAGGTCGTGAACGAATGATGTCTTGTCAACGTAGTGATACCCCTCGTTGATCAGGTTTTTGAATGTTTGTATGCCGATAGGGAGTTTTTTCATAATGTTAACTCAGATTTTTATCCCTTTTTATTATTTAGGAACAAGGATGAAATAACTTCCTCGAAATATCCTTTGATTCCCCATTCCAGGCTCTTGCCCTGAATGCCGTAAATTCCGTCTACCGGGTCGTAATACAGAATATTGTCTTTAACTGCCTGCCCCAGGAGATCCTTGCCGGTTCCTGCAAGTTCTGCAAGCTTGCGGATCGGTTGTTTTCTAAAATGACGCAAAAGGCAATTACGGGCTTCATCACCAAATGTCCAGTCAGCGATCATAGACACCTTTTCCCGCTTGATTTTTGACACGATGGCATCCAGGGAATATTGAAACAAATCCTCAAGAATAGAATGAATTTCCCAGGCACTGCCGCCAACCGTATCCCATATTGTCTCTATCTGCTGTTTATCAAGAGTATATTCCTGAACCTGATTATATTTTTTTATATCCCGAAGCCAGGCAAAGGCGTCCTCTTTTTCAAGATAATCCAGTTTCATAAATTTACTGGTCTTGCGGAGCTTGCTGTCCACATAAACCTGTTCGATGAAAAAGGCATCCGACGAAGCGATGATCACATGGCATAGGTGACTTTCCTTGGTCATGGCCACGAAAAAATTCATTAATTCCACAATGAGCCTTTTCTGCTTGTCCGGCAGATAGAGGCCATCAAGTTTATGGAATTCATCGATAATGACCACTGGCTGAATACCCTTTTTGAGCAGACGCTGAAATTCCCGCTCCATGACCAAAAAAGGATCTTCCTGACGTTTTTTAAGCATCTTCTCGGTAAAAGCGTCAAGCTTGAAAAGACCAAAAAGGCTGTACTTCCTCCGGGTACCGGTTTTCAGGCCATTTCCCGAGCTGCTTGATTTAAAAAAGGCATCGATAAAATCATCAGACGTGGTCAAAAAAATCTTGCGGAGGTTGAGAAAGTTGATCTTATACCCCTTTTCGGCCTCCATGTGCTCGAACAGTCGATACATCAGGGTAGTTTTGCCGGACGATTTGGGACCGTATAGAAAAAGGATGGAGTTGGGCCGCCCTTCCAGATAATTTCGCAACTCGGCCATCTCTCTCTCCCTGTTTATGAAAGTTATATCTATCTTAAACTGTGTCATCTTGATTTTCCCTATTCATTAAACCAACAGCGTCAAAGCTCGCATTGGATGTTCAGTCGGTTTTTTCCGTCTCCTCGAAATATCCTTTGATTCCCCATTCCAGGCTCTTGCCCTGAATGCCGTAAATTCCGTCTACCGGGTCGTAATACAGAATATTGTCCTTGACTGCCTGCCCCAGGAGATCCTTGCCGGTTCCTGCAAGTTCTGCAAGCTTGCGGATCGGTTGTTTTCTAAAATGACGCAAAAGGCAATTACGGGCTTCATCACCAAATGTCCAGTCGGCGATCATAGACACCTTTTCCCGCTTGATTTTTGAGGCTATGGCATCCAGGGAATACAGCAATAGTTTTCTTAGAATATAATAAATTTCCCAGGCACTGCCCCCAACCGTATCCCATATTGTCTCTATCTGCTTCTCATCAAGAGTGTACTCCTGAACCTGGTTGTATTTTTTTATATCCCGAAGCCAGACAAGGACATCCTCCTTCTCAAGATAATCCAGTTTCATAAACTCACTTGTCTTGCGGAGCTTGCTGTTTACATAGACCTGTTCGATGAAAAAAGCATCCGACGAAGCGATGATCACATGGCATAGGTGACTTTCCTTGGTCATGGCCACGAAAAAATTCATTAATTCCACCATGAGCCTTTTCTGCTTGTCCGGCAGATAGAGGCCATCAAGTTTATGGAATTCATCGATAATGACCACTGGCTGAATACCCTTTTTGAGCAGACGCTGAAATTCCCGTTTTATAACCGGAAAGGGGTCTTCCTGACGTTTCTTAAGCATCTTCTCGGTAAAAGCGTCAAGCTTGAATAGGCCGAATAGGCTGTACTGCCTCCGGGTACCGGTTTTCAGGCCATTTCCCGAGCTGCTTGATTTAAAAAAGGCATCAATAAAATCATCATACGTGGTCAAAAAAACCTCACGCAGGTTGAGAAAATTGATCTTATACTTCTTTTCGGCCTCCATTTGCTCGAACAGTCGATACATCAGGGTAGTTTTGCCGGACGACTTGGGACCGTACAAAAAAAGAATGGCGTTGGGTTGGCCTTCCAGATAATTTCGCAACTCGGTCATCTCTCTCTCCCTGTTTATGAAAGAAATATCTATCTTAAATTGAATCATCCCGGTTTCCCCTATTCTTTAACAGAATTACATCAAAATTCAGCACGCCGTCAGATAAGAAGATAGATGTTTTGCTATTTGAGTTGAATCGTTTTCGCTTAAATGCCCAATTTTTTTTTGCATCAACCTGTTATCAAGCGTGAAAAACTTAAAACGGATCAGACATGGAAGTCTTAATCCGGCATCTGTATAATCGCTAATTTGGAAGTCTCCCGGCCATGCCGGCTCTTTTTTAGTAGTTATCATAGCAAGAATTGTGTGGTTGCTTTTGTTAAATTCTTTGTTGCTGAGTACAACCGCAGGGCGTTTTTTCGTTTTAGGTCTGTCAATAAATGGAAAAAGGACTGTAACCACATCATATCGACTACAAATCATTGAAGGCCTCTTCATCTTCAGGGCTGTTCCACTCTTCAAGGGTTTTTGACACCGCTGCGTGGTAAGCTGCGTCAAACGGCTCGACCCTTTTAAGTTTTACACTTTTCCCCTGCAACTCGTAGGCTACCATATCGCCCGGTTCTATACCTATAGCCTTCCTTAGTTCCGCCGGTATGGTTACCTGCCCTTTTGTAGATAGTTTGCTCACATGTTGCATTCGGTTCACCTCTTTAATTCCTAATCTTTACTCTTTACGGTAAAGATATTCCCTGCGGCTTGTTTTGTCAACAGGAATGGTCCATCCCCGCAGGGTGATTGCATAAAAATTCGGCACATTTTTTGCCGAATATATCTTTTGTGCGACCATACAACAACCTATTGAAATTACAACAAATCTTTTCCGCAAACAAAAATTTTGATTTATAGTTTAATCATAGCGCAAACTTTTACCTTGGAGGCGTTATGATTGATAAACCTGAAAAAAATGTTTTTGAAAAAAAATTTTGGACCGGTATCTTACCTCATTGAAGAAGCTCAGAAATCTATACAGGATGATTCTGAAGCCTACACACTTTCCTTTACGGCGATGAAGGGAAAGGATTAATCAACCACACAATAAAGGGTTTAAACGCACACCATTCATCTGATTGCTTTCATGTACCTCATGAAATTGAAAAAGGGACTTCTGGAGCCTTGGCCTCCGCTATAAAAAAAGCCGAAAAGGAATATGGGAACCGTTCACTTATCAGAAAAAAAGGTTACTAACCGTCTGTTTCCTCTTTGAGTGATATGATGTGGCATCCCCGGTGCCACTATTATTGCTATTCTTGCAATAGCCTTTCAGAGGATAATTGCAATTTATAGTCAACAATAAATAGGTATGGTGTCCCCCGAATTTGCTCAATAGCCTTTGGCCCAAAAAATGCATCCCTGTTATTCGTTTTTGTTTCATCAAATCACGATGGATTTTTATGGAATTTCAGTGCCTGAATAAAAACCTTATTAATCAATAATAAAACGAGGGGTTATTGTCTATTTATTTAAATGAAGTTTTAGGTGTTAAAGTAAAAACAGAACATTTTTAGAGCTAAAAGCTAATCGCTTTAAATCTTCGTTTAGAAAAAAGCTGGAAATAATTATTTTATCAACATGATAGTTTTCGTTCAGGCACTGCTGTTTAGGTGAAATGCTAAGACACAAATGTATGTGATTCGGCATGGCCTTCGAGTAATTCCACCCCTTTTTTTTACACAATTCCCGAAGAATTCGGCAGACTCTCCGGCGCATTTTGCCGTAGAATACTTTCTGACGATACTTTGGAATAATTGAGGAGAATCTTATGTCTAAACTCACCCTGCTGGGACTGGCATTATGCCTGGGCGGTCTGCTGACGGTCGGATTTCAGAAACTGTCGACTCTGATGGGCACATTGAGTACGGGAGCCGTCCAAGAAGCAACTACCATAAAAAAACTGGTCGACCCTGATAATTTGAGCTGGATTAATAATATCTCGGTCGATTTCGTTAAAACCGCAGCAGACTATATTATAACAATGCCATTATATATTCTGCTGATCTGCCTTGGAGTAATCTGTTTAATGTCCAAATATTGTTTTAAGGATTAAATCAAAAAGTGGAACTTCAACGTACAACTTTAAGCATCTTGCCTGGCACAGGTTTTCCTTTTGGATACTGATGATTTAATAAACGGAGTTGAGATTCCGCATACCCCGGCAAACGTGATTCTCGGGCAAGCTTTCTGTATGTGGTGGATGTTGTTGCGCGTTGTAGCTGAATGGTTAAAGGTTTTGCCAGAATAGCTTCCTTTTTGCTTAAAGGGTGAAAGCTTAAGGCTGTTTTCAGCATATTATCGTTTATATTATTTTGTAATTGCATATCTTTTGCAATGCCGATCAATATATATGCCCTGTCATTAAAATAAATAATAGAGACCCTGGCATAGCGCATCCCGACAGAGGACTTAATCTCTGCAAAAGCAGTATATCCGTTCAGCCCTGCCGGCTTTATATTTTTTCCGTTGGTGAGTTGTTTAAAACCTAGTCTTTCTGTTAAAAACTCCCTGGGAGTAATAAGCTTGTTTATATCCTGCAAGGTAAGGAGAGCACTGGCCTTCCCTTTTGGAGCAAATCCCTGCAGGCTGTCGGGACGATTTTTAAGAATCCATCCCTCTGGGAAGTAAACGGCAAATCCAAGTTCCCTGTGGTAAAATTTATTTTTCCGTCTAATCCCTTCTGCAGCGCTGTCCCCGAAGGTAAGCCCTGACAGCATGGCAAGAAAATTATTATCGTCCTTCAAATGATTTTTCCGCGAAAAAAGCAGTCTTTTGTTGTTTATAACATTCTGCAGCCGGGTGTCATTATCGGGATGCGAAGCGAACAGGCCATGATAAGTCTGAATCTTCCGGCCTTCGGATTTGGCAATCTCACTGCTGAATTCAGCCTGACTTTTTAGAATCTTTAAGACATCTATCATTGCATGAGGATCATAACCGGCCCTGGCCAGATATTCGGCCCCAAGCCCGTCCGCCTCAAGTTCATGCTCTCTGCCGTATCCGCTTAAAAAAGCACCGCTTAACAGACCGTATAGATTGGAAGCAGCCTGATTGCGCAATTCAGGCACAAGAATCTGGCCTATTGTCATACCTATATTTCCCGCAGTGGCTGCTGTTTGCTGACGCACACCATGCCTGGCCGTAACATGGCCGATTTCATGCCCAAGTACCGCTGCAAGTTCCGCCTCAGTATTCATGTAAGCCAGGAGCCCCCTGGTAATGTAAATATACCCACCCGGCAAGGCAAACGCATTAATATCAGTGGAGTCTAAAACTGTAAAGCGGTACACAAGTCCCGGCCTGTGGCTGAAAGACGCCAATTTTTTCCCTACTTGAGACACATATGCCTGTAAAGCAGGATCATGATACTTACCGTACTGTTTGAGAATTTTAGGGTGATATTGCCTGCCGATGGAAATCTCTTCAGCTTCGCTCATCAAAACAAAATCGCGATCTCCAGTTACAGGATTAACTGCACACCCACAAAAAACCAACAGTATGAAAAGCATATATATATATTTAATAAATCGTTTCATTTGCTAAACTTATCGGCGCAAGGCGCAGAAGGGAAAACCTGCTTTATGATCTCGCCCATCTCTTTATGTATCTTGCCATTTGAGGCGATTATATATGGATTGTTCAGATATTGAAATCCACCCCAGAAATTTGTTACTATTCCACCGGCCTCTTCTATAATTATTGCACCTGCCGCCACATCCCATGGTTTAAGGCCGATTTCCCAGAACCCATCGAATCTGCCCGCTGCAACATAGGCAAGATCTATGGCAGCGGTGCCTATCCTTCTTGCCCCTATGCATTTTTGAAAAATATTTTTAAAAACTTCAAGATAATCAGATAACAATTCCTTGTTTTTAAAAGGAAACCCGGTAGCGATAAAACTTTCTTCAAGTATTGAAGTCCCGGATACTGAAATGGATCGGCCATTAAAAAAAGCCCCTTCACCCTTACTCGCCCAGAAAATTTCATCGGACAAAGGACTATAAATAACGCCCGCGATCAAACTATTTTTATACTCCAGAGCAATAGAAACGGCAAAAACAGGAATAGAGTGAAGATAATTAGTTGTTCCGTCAAGGGGATCAATAATCCAGCGATAAGGGTTGTCGTTTTCAAAAGCGCCGCCCTCTTCGGCCAGAATTGCATGGTCAGGAAATGCCGACCTGATAATCTTTATAATAGTCTCTTCAGATTTCTCGTCAACAAAGCTGATAAAATCATTACGTGCTTTTTTCCGAACAGCCGACTGTGGAACATTGCCAAAATGTTTTAATAAAATTTTTCCGGCTTCACGTGCCGCTTTTTTTGCTTTTTCTATCATAATCCCTAATTTATTATCATAACCGAGACACCCTTTACCGAATGGAGTACTTTTTGTGAAACACTTCCGATGAGGAACTCCTTGATTCCGGAAAGACCTCTTCTTCCCAGTATCACCACATCATAACCGGTTTGAGCCTCAGCGATCAGATCTCTTGCAATGCCTATTTTTTTGTTTTCAACTTTCAGTTTAATGTTTTTTTTGTCAAAACCGGCCGTTATAAGTTTTTGTTCAGCTTTTTTCATTGCTTCCTTAATAAGTTCCTTTTTTTTATCTTCAAGGATACAAAAAGAACTCTTTTGAGATAAAAAGTAAGGGGTCAATTCCGGGCTGTTTATAGCGCATAAAACAGCAGAATCAGGAAGCACATTAAAGAGTGTTATTTTGTGATCCGCAGTGAAATATTTTGTAATAAACTCCACCGCCCTCATGGCGTTTTCCGAATCATCAAATGCTACCAGCAGTCTATTATTCATAATTACCCTCCTTTTTAAAAGTCTAATTCCTAATTCATAAATATTTTTTACTTTACAACCTCCAGAAAACTATCCGCTCACAAAATAATATGTTTTGCAATAATTCCATACAGCACCTAATCTCTTTTAAATATAAAAAAGGTTTAATACAATACTTTTTTGGCAAATACCCTGCTATAGATTGTCAAATAATTACCCAATTTTAAAATTTGGCACAAGGATAGAGGTAAAAATCTTGAAAAGGCGTACTGGTAGTACGTCGACCGAAGGTTTTGACCGATAATCTATAAAGGAATTCCGGCGCAAAACTTGTACCTTATACTGAGGGGGTGTAAAATGAAAATAATAAAGGTTTTAAACCCTTATGATCAATATCTAATCGAGGAACTTGACAAAACAAGTGAAGGTGAGACATTATCAATACTGGATGAATCCTACAGCCTGTACAAAGATCGTTCTGCATGGCTTCCCCCTATCAGCGCATAAAAATATTTAAAAAGGCGGTTGAATTAATAAAAAAACGTTCTCCGGAACTGGCAAAAACGGCTGCCTTGGAGGGTGGTAAACCTGTTGTTGATTCAAAAATAGAGATTGACCGCGCCGTCAACGGAATTAAAGTGGCAATTCAGGATGTCCTGTCATTGTAAAACCATCATCCGCAACACCCCTTTCTTGCAGAAAGCTGGTAAATATTCTTTACCAGGCCGGCCTTCCTGAAGCGTGGTGTGGACTGGATGCCTTTTGGCGGAAACAAAGAGTCAGGACTTGGTGTGGAAGGCATCGGCCCTGCCATGCATGAAATGAGCATCGAGAAGTTGATGGTAATTAACGACCTTACATATGGATAATAGTAACTTATACTTGTTAAAGTATAAATATTCTGTTATCGAATCGAAAAACAGATATGATTAAGAGAAAGCAAAACATAATAATTTTCTGCCCAAACTGGGTCGGCGATGTTGTCATGGCCATACCCTTTTTCGATTCTATCCGCAGCAATTATCCGAATGCAACAATTACCGGTGTTGTAAGAAAATATGTCAAAGGCGTAATAGAAGACGGGCCCTGGTTTGATCATTTAATCCCCTGCAATGATAAAACAATTGCAGGTTTTTTTAAACTTTTGATAGAAATACGCAGCATCAAACCGGACATTACCATACTTCTGCCAAACTCCTTCAGATCTGCCTTGCTTGCCAGACTCGGCTTCTCCAAAAAAGTATTAGGATACCGTCGGGGAGGCAGGTCCCTGTTGTTGACCGGCGGTCCCGCACCGGTGTCTGATAAAAACGGATACCTGCCCATGCCCATGCAGGACTATTATATGAAAATTTGCAAATGGCTGGGGCTGGATATTTCTGCTGCCGTAAGACCCGCTCTCTTTATTTCAGAGACATTGAAAAAAAAAGGAGAACGACTTTTTGTAAAATATGGGATAAAACAAAAAGACATGCTCATCGGCATAAATCCCGGGGCAAAATTCGGTTCCTCCAAATGCTGGCCTCCCGTTTATTTTGCAAGGCTGGCTGAACTCCTCTCAGAAGAGTGGAACTGCAAAATTTTATTATTTGCAGGTCCGGGAGAGGATATCATAGCCGAAACCATAATAAAGGAGTCTTCGGCAAAAATAATAAATACAGGACCGGACAAGGTCGATCTTGCCCTTCTGAAATATCTCATACAGGGTTGCTCGCTTCTGATTACAAATGACACAGGGCCGAGGCATTATGCCGTAGCGCTTGATGTGCCTGTACTTGTGATCATGGGGCCCACCGATCACAGATATACAAATACCAATCTCGAAAAAACTGTTGTTTTGAGAAAAGAACTGGACTGCTCTCCATGCCATAAACCGGTTTGTCCAAAAGGGCATGAATGTATGCTGCTCATAAGCCCCGAGGATGTATTTCAAGCAGCCAAACAATTAATGAACCGTCAAAAATAATCAATTCACAATTTCAAACTATGCCTGACTCATCATACAGAAAAAAATGGTCTGAGCTGAAAAAAGAAAATATCAGGCCCGAAAATCTTGTCCGGCTGTCCCGGCAAATAGCATATTCATTCCTGGATCTCTACTTGAAGGACTGTCATTATGAAGAAGATTTCATAGACCTGCTCTGTGAAATGATGACTTTTTCAAAAAATCCCCAGCTTAACAATCCTGGCACCCAGGCTCTTTTTGAAATAATCATAGAAAGACTATGCGATGACTTTGAAACTCTTCAAACAGAAACCTACAATCGGGTCATGACCCAGGTCATCTCTTTCTGCAGAACAATTCCCGAAGGCAATGAACTCAATAACCGGCTTAAAAAATTCATGATTCACTCTGATGAT of Desulfosarcina sp. BuS5 contains these proteins:
- a CDS encoding ATP-binding protein, translated to MTQFKIDITFINREREMAELRNYLEGRPNSILFLYGPKSSGKTTLMYRLFEHMEAEKGYKINFLNLRKIFLTTSDDFIDAFFKSSSSGNGLKTGTRRKYSLFGLFKLDAFTEKMLKKRQEDPFLVMEREFQRLLKKGIQPVVIIDEFHKLDGLYLPDKQKRLIVELMNFFVAMTKESHLCHVIIASSDAFFIEQVYVDSKLRKTSKFMKLDYLEKEDAFAWLRDIKKYNQVQEYTLDKQQIETIWDTVGGSAWEIHSILEDLFQYSLDAIVSKIKREKVSMIADWTFGDEARNCLLRHFRKQPIRKLAELAGTGKDLLGQAVKDNILYYDPVDGIYGIQGKSLEWGIKGYFEEVISSLFLNNKKG
- a CDS encoding ATP-binding protein, with amino-acid sequence MIQFKIDISFINREREMTELRNYLEGQPNAILFLYGPKSSGKTTLMYRLFEQMEAEKKYKINFLNLREVFLTTYDDFIDAFFKSSSSGNGLKTGTRRQYSLFGLFKLDAFTEKMLKKRQEDPFPVIKREFQRLLKKGIQPVVIIDEFHKLDGLYLPDKQKRLMVELMNFFVAMTKESHLCHVIIASSDAFFIEQVYVNSKLRKTSEFMKLDYLEKEDVLVWLRDIKKYNQVQEYTLDEKQIETIWDTVGGSAWEIYYILRKLLLYSLDAIASKIKREKVSMIADWTFGDEARNCLLRHFRKQPIRKLAELAGTGKDLLGQAVKDNILYYDPVDGIYGIQGKSLEWGIKGYFEETEKTD
- a CDS encoding type II toxin-antitoxin system PemK/MazF family toxin — encoded protein: MICSRYDVVTVLFPFIDRPKTKKRPAVVLSNKEFNKSNHTILAMITTKKEPAWPGDFQISDYTDAGLRLPCLIRFKFFTLDNRLMQKKIGHLSENDSTQIAKHLSSYLTAC
- a CDS encoding AbrB/MazE/SpoVT family DNA-binding domain-containing protein, with the translated sequence MQHVSKLSTKGQVTIPAELRKAIGIEPGDMVAYELQGKSVKLKRVEPFDAAYHAAVSKTLEEWNSPEDEEAFNDL
- a CDS encoding transposase, with the protein product MSLDIRFSSIIPKYRQKVFYGKMRRRVCRILRELCKKKGWNYSKAMPNHIHLCLSISPKQQCLNENYHVDKIIISSFFLNEDLKRLAFSSKNVLFLL
- a CDS encoding M48 family metalloprotease is translated as MKRFIKYIYMLFILLVFCGCAVNPVTGDRDFVLMSEAEEISIGRQYHPKILKQYGKYHDPALQAYVSQVGKKLASFSHRPGLVYRFTVLDSTDINAFALPGGYIYITRGLLAYMNTEAELAAVLGHEIGHVTARHGVRQQTAATAGNIGMTIGQILVPELRNQAASNLYGLLSGAFLSGYGREHELEADGLGAEYLARAGYDPHAMIDVLKILKSQAEFSSEIAKSEGRKIQTYHGLFASHPDNDTRLQNVINNKRLLFSRKNHLKDDNNFLAMLSGLTFGDSAAEGIRRKNKFYHRELGFAVYFPEGWILKNRPDSLQGFAPKGKASALLTLQDINKLITPREFLTERLGFKQLTNGKNIKPAGLNGYTAFAEIKSSVGMRYARVSIIYFNDRAYILIGIAKDMQLQNNINDNMLKTALSFHPLSKKEAILAKPLTIQLQRATTSTTYRKLARESRLPGYAESQLRLLNHQYPKGKPVPGKMLKVVR
- a CDS encoding inositol monophosphatase family protein, producing the protein MIEKAKKAAREAGKILLKHFGNVPQSAVRKKARNDFISFVDEKSEETIIKIIRSAFPDHAILAEEGGAFENDNPYRWIIDPLDGTTNYLHSIPVFAVSIALEYKNSLIAGVIYSPLSDEIFWASKGEGAFFNGRSISVSGTSILEESFIATGFPFKNKELLSDYLEVFKNIFQKCIGARRIGTAAIDLAYVAAGRFDGFWEIGLKPWDVAAGAIIIEEAGGIVTNFWGGFQYLNNPYIIASNGKIHKEMGEIIKQVFPSAPCADKFSK
- a CDS encoding universal stress protein, with product MNNRLLVAFDDSENAMRAVEFITKYFTADHKITLFNVLPDSAVLCAINSPELTPYFLSQKSSFCILEDKKKELIKEAMKKAEQKLITAGFDKKNIKLKVENKKIGIARDLIAEAQTGYDVVILGRRGLSGIKEFLIGSVSQKVLHSVKGVSVMIIN
- a CDS encoding aldehyde dehydrogenase family protein, whose amino-acid sequence is MASPYQRIKIFKKAVELIKKRSPELAKTAALEGGKPVVDSKIEIDRAVNGIKVAIQDVLSL
- the waaF gene encoding lipopolysaccharide heptosyltransferase II, whose translation is MIKRKQNIIIFCPNWVGDVVMAIPFFDSIRSNYPNATITGVVRKYVKGVIEDGPWFDHLIPCNDKTIAGFFKLLIEIRSIKPDITILLPNSFRSALLARLGFSKKVLGYRRGGRSLLLTGGPAPVSDKNGYLPMPMQDYYMKICKWLGLDISAAVRPALFISETLKKKGERLFVKYGIKQKDMLIGINPGAKFGSSKCWPPVYFARLAELLSEEWNCKILLFAGPGEDIIAETIIKESSAKIINTGPDKVDLALLKYLIQGCSLLITNDTGPRHYAVALDVPVLVIMGPTDHRYTNTNLEKTVVLRKELDCSPCHKPVCPKGHECMLLISPEDVFQAAKQLMNRQK